From Fervidobacterium sp., a single genomic window includes:
- a CDS encoding alpha-amylase family glycosyl hydrolase produces MTELRNLKDYLKSKITGKTLYALPKHWFISNYTGKVSIKDGHYFVDPYEYYSFVIDSILENDKSLDYSKSLAQLNGEKDTSWLRKSKMYGSLPRTTVAYNHKGFGSFEPEDIFGYKESGTFLKMIGFLPYLKNMGINVLYMLPISKMSDVFKKGEIGSPYAVKNPVELDSSYHDPLLNGISVDEQFKALVQAAHVLGIRVILDFIPRTAARDSDLITEHPDWFYWIKIEEVASYKPPHIPGLPFKIPDPEDLEIVYSNQEVKTHLSKFTLSPDKIDSKKWQKVKKMKGDILSNIAKEFGIITPPGFSDWINDPQPTWDDVTFLRLYLDHPAESQKYLPKDQPPYVLFDVVKASKFPGNEPNKELWDYLANIIPSYQKRFGIDGARIDMGHALPSKLQDMIISKAKEIDPAFAFIAEELEMKNDEKAMNEGYDCILGNSWYAVARPRELYKFVEEIIPYLRIPFIASCETPDTPRIVIRENGDKLKYLAPALLYFSPNAIPYVNTGQEIEEIQPMNLGLDNTIFGKTVLSPDDQFYGKLAFFDYYALHWDKADFNMYNYLKKLLAIRDKLSDFFEGEFRYVYLNYQDGLTANYSYWKQDKGLIVLGNLNLVQDRYVEVFVNETVGRDIEVKTVFFINKNGAKKVPITSNIIPFELPAGEFMIILVNQEI; encoded by the coding sequence ATGACCGAATTAAGGAACTTGAAAGACTACTTAAAAAGTAAGATTACAGGAAAAACTCTGTACGCTTTACCAAAACATTGGTTTATTTCAAATTATACTGGAAAGGTTTCCATAAAGGATGGGCACTACTTTGTTGATCCTTACGAATATTATAGCTTTGTAATTGACAGCATACTTGAAAACGACAAAAGTTTAGATTATTCCAAATCCCTAGCACAACTTAATGGAGAGAAGGATACAAGTTGGTTAAGGAAATCTAAAATGTATGGTTCTCTTCCAAGAACAACTGTTGCGTATAATCATAAGGGATTTGGCAGCTTTGAACCAGAAGATATATTTGGCTACAAAGAATCTGGTACGTTCTTGAAAATGATTGGATTTCTACCATACCTTAAAAACATGGGAATAAACGTACTTTACATGCTCCCGATATCAAAAATGAGCGATGTATTTAAGAAAGGTGAAATTGGTTCACCATATGCTGTAAAAAATCCTGTGGAACTTGACAGTTCTTATCACGATCCTCTTCTAAATGGTATATCAGTGGATGAACAATTCAAAGCATTGGTTCAAGCGGCTCACGTGCTTGGTATACGTGTGATTCTTGACTTTATACCAAGAACAGCAGCACGAGATAGTGACCTAATTACTGAACATCCAGATTGGTTTTATTGGATTAAAATTGAAGAAGTTGCAAGTTACAAACCCCCTCATATACCGGGACTTCCATTTAAAATCCCTGATCCAGAAGATTTAGAAATAGTTTATTCAAATCAAGAAGTTAAAACTCATCTTAGCAAATTTACATTATCACCGGATAAAATTGATTCAAAAAAATGGCAAAAGGTAAAGAAAATGAAAGGTGACATTCTATCAAACATTGCTAAAGAATTTGGAATAATCACACCTCCTGGATTTTCTGATTGGATAAATGATCCTCAACCAACTTGGGATGATGTAACATTCCTAAGATTGTATCTTGACCATCCAGCTGAGAGTCAGAAATACCTACCAAAAGACCAGCCACCTTATGTACTGTTTGACGTAGTAAAAGCCAGTAAGTTTCCAGGAAATGAACCAAACAAAGAGCTTTGGGACTATCTGGCAAATATAATACCTTCGTATCAAAAACGCTTTGGAATAGATGGTGCAAGAATCGATATGGGGCATGCACTACCTTCTAAACTTCAAGATATGATAATCTCCAAAGCAAAGGAAATTGATCCAGCTTTTGCTTTCATAGCTGAAGAACTTGAAATGAAGAACGACGAAAAGGCTATGAATGAAGGATACGATTGTATACTTGGCAACAGTTGGTACGCGGTTGCAAGGCCAAGAGAACTTTACAAATTTGTTGAAGAAATAATACCATATTTAAGAATTCCATTTATTGCATCATGTGAAACACCTGATACACCAAGGATTGTGATAAGGGAAAATGGAGATAAGCTTAAATACCTCGCGCCTGCTTTATTATATTTCTCACCTAATGCTATACCTTATGTAAACACAGGACAAGAGATTGAGGAAATTCAACCCATGAACCTTGGACTTGACAATACAATATTTGGAAAGACAGTTTTGTCACCAGACGATCAATTTTATGGAAAACTGGCATTCTTTGACTATTACGCACTTCACTGGGATAAAGCAGATTTTAACATGTATAATTATCTTAAAAAGCTGCTTGCAATAAGAGATAAACTCTCGGATTTCTTTGAGGGTGAGTTTAGATACGTATATTTAAATTATCAAGACGGTTTAACTGCAAACTACAGTTATTGGAAACAAGACAAAGGACTGATTGTTTTGGGAAATTTAAACCTTGTTCAAGACAGATACGTTGAAGTTTTTGTTAACGAAACAGTTGGTAGAGACATTGAGGTAAAAACGGTATTTTTCATAAACAAAAACGGAGCAAAAAAAGTACCTATAACGTCAAATATAATACCATTTGAATTACCAGCTGGTGAATTCATGATAATACTTGTTAACCAAGAAATTTAA